The segment tcgtttcaatcaTATCTgagcaacaggtaataataaattcccaatatacaaatgtcacacacagatacatacacaacgcatatcaagtcactgaaacattgttcaattgttgggctgacataaaaacaagatcctcggtgactgtgaccgatttcaaatttttcaaccgactttcatacctttctaacagagtataagaaaggtaaaagctgttcaaccttgtgtcctattaataaataacagtagtatagttgtactattaaaaaaatcatttacatggaagaaactatgacaatcctaatttaggtccatttcaaaatcaaaaataggtccaattcaagatcatgttgggtccattcaagatcaaaaaaaggctttggcaaaaaacgatatatttaataaaagtttcatcaattatacatttttaaagtactgataatgtagaaaaaaggtggtactttccaacaaatagtaacatcaccacatattatttataaatgacgagtaaattgagcaggaccCAAGGAGCAAAACGGCAGCACTTAAAAGAGCAGGTGTcgaataagagttgtgtggtagcatccggtgctgaataagcgaatttgctgaagtacgtgttgtttaaacgtcatatcccacatttttcctagcttctaatcaacatctacatgttgttatgtaagtgtggaatgagagtCGAATAGgcattgtgcaaacgtatcagtagcacagctaagagcaggtgtggaataccggtcgcttaaaagctaccgtatcagctaagagcaattgtggagtaaaagtggaataagaggggaatcagcattgcgcaaacgtatcagcagtattacagaaagcacgtgtggaatagtagtggaataaggatggaataaacgtggcgcaaacgaatcagcagcattgctgagagcaagtgtggaatagtgatggaataagggtggaatgaaagttgcccaaacgcatcagctgATTGCTAAGAGAAATTGTGAAATATGtgtcgattaatcgtcgtacaaacgtatcagtagcaccaccaagagcaggtgtggaataaaaagtgcttgatggcagccaataacacaataacttgaatgacactttatactttacactttataatttatataaataaatttgtattaggtacactttatttctattttttacagattaagaatagaaaaaatttccatAACCACTTTTATCTGAGacaaatctttgctggtcgtggcaatccttttatttgttgttgtctggACGATCTGTATCTTCTCCCTCGGCGTGTCTTTATCCCTCGTCCAAGGCAACCAGCTCTACTTGACGCtttgctcagcgagatgaattgcgtcgggctaaagccgccagaattgttatgatcgggtggcataatggcaataccaccactgctggtagcgccgtaatcgcgtgaccagctcccgctgccggtgcgcgaaaacCTCACTTCTTCTCGTGCCATCCActgctgctttttgttttttggacgaaaaaaactaaatccgaccCGTTGACAAATATACCTGCACAGACAGCAAGCAGAAGCAgtactatctgcgtaaactaatgatggggtgacaaaagtactaATCCTCTGCTGTACTAGCACGAACCACttctgctgttaactaatcactgctgctgctaactaatcacatcactgctaactaactgaacaattgcacacaatgttcgcagctagacgaaagttctggatttccagtttccagttaatttcactcagtagcaccgctcaccgtcgtcaatattcaagaaaaaaaaacctttgcgttgtgagtgtgttaaggcccaaacagaatgctgcgtcaacgcatccgtcagcgtcaatttggcaataaacccatgggaaaactgtcagaatgacGCCGACGGACACGTTGACGCagtattctgtttgggcctttatgTTGCTGTcattgctggtggtacaagcgaaatactttagcacaaatagtttattaaatgtttaacatgtgcagaataaatacttctaaagcaatcttgtacagcagatgccaaacatgatttaagaaactactcttcagcgcttaaatgtattttagcccatttttgttccacgcttgacaaattTAAACAGGTAAATccacatcggctaaaaactcggcgcctgtcatatgtcagattatctcagatgtgttcgtcgatGGCTTCCGACCGTCAgtatgtaagttcgaatccggatgaatgaaaaaagtataatggcaggcttgataaattttgagtcaaccaacgatttcctactaagtctctcattaaattataaaaatacgaatacaaaagtgaacataaaaataacgaaacccacaaaataaaataaaaatacttcctgcatattttattctttttgcttgtctaaatgttgaactgctgtggaataaacgtaatTTCAGTATCATTAGcagcagtttaataaacatctctatgcgtactgaataaacattttactatacgttgcataacagtcatacaaacgcatcttccacgcccatattcagcactgtgctgtttaaattctccaaaaccaactgtataagcattgaacagaggtgtttagatatactttaaaagcagctatacagcatgtgctgaataaaagctgtcggtgaaacgtttaataagcaaaaattgttccttggggagtgcgagtggtggtgttaaaaagcgctaaataggtccattcaagatcaattaccctaccaGATCGTTAATATAGTTCGTAAGACTAGTCATGTAAACACCGTTTTCCTTCTCAACTACTAAGCCAAGGAAATGCTTTACATCGCCCATACATGTAATATCGAAGCTCTGGCTTAACTGCTGTTGAATGCGATAAATTTCCTGCTCACTTTCACATCCCACTAGCAAATCGTCAACGTAGGCGATCAAATAAACGATTTTTCCATTTCTCGTTGCCACAAACAAGCCCACCACATAGTCGGAATATCGACTCGGCAGAACACCGCGAGTACTACGGCCGCTATAGCTACCTTCATGGGATTCATCGTCTACGATTGCATCCGACTCCTCCTGCTTCACAGCAAGGGGATCGTATTGATTATCCACATCATCAACGACAAAAAAATCTTCTTGTTCATCATCATACTCGCTGCCTCCATCATCAGGTATATCCGGAACATTTGCATCAGAgcccgactgctcgattaagCTCTACTCGATATCGTCCTCTTTACGATTCGCGTCACTCGCGTTTCCATTTTCTGGTGTATGGCTATTCATTTCTAAGAACTTTGCATCACGACTTATAGTGATCACATCTATATCGGTATCAACAAAGCGGTAGCCTTTGTGCTCGTGTGAGTAGCCAATGAACCTGAGTTTTCTTGAATTACTGTCAAACTTTGTACGCTTGACATCAGGGACATGAACGTAAGCTGGGCAACCGTAAACTCTCAAATGTTCAAGGCTTGGTTTCCGCCCATGCCACTTTTCATATGGCGTTGTATCTACAGAGCCTGACGGGAGGCGATTCTGTAAATACGCAGCGGTTAACACTGCCTCGCCCCAATACCGTTTATCTAGACCAGCGTCTAGCAACATGGTCGTCGCCATTTCCTGTAAAGATCTATTTTTCCTCTCTGCCACGCCATTCTGCTGGGGGGTATATGCTGTCGTGTACTGTGCTTTGATACCTTCATCAGCAAAGAATTGCTGCAGTTCCTGATTTACATACTCCCCTCCACCATCCGATCGAATCAATCGTGGCTTTCGATCCAATAGATTCTCTACATATCTTACATATTCTTTAATTTTGTGACACGCTTCTGATTTCTTCTTCAGTAAATAGACGACTGTGAATCTACTGAAGTCATCGATCATGGTCATTAAAAATCTTTTACCACCTGGCGTTGTTGTTCACATTGGACCGCACAAATCGGTGCGAATCAAGTCTAAAACCTGCACCGATTTCCGTTTAGCCTGCTTGGGAATGGGCGACCTTAACATTTTCCCTTCTAAACAAGGCACATGTTTCACGTATACCGCAATCTACGACTTTAACACCAACAGCCAAATTTTCGTTCGTGATTCTAGTAATCGCATCAGAGTGTCTATGCCCGAATCGTCGGTGCTATTGATGCTGACAATTAAGAGTGTGTACCTTACCTTCTGCTTTTCTCGAAGTTTCCGCAAGACTTAGCTTGTACAAACAACCAGATCGCTCACCAACTACGACGACCATCCTAGTCGCATCGCGAACGCTGCAGCCATGTTTATCAAACACGACCGTAAACTCTTTAGCAGTGAGCCTATCCACCGAAACAAGACCGCTCGTGACCGATGGAACGTACAACACATCTGAAAGTTTCACTTCGATCACATTACCATTGTCATTGACACAGTATACCAGTCCTTCACCACATCCTGCCGATTCCGCAACTTTTCCGTCTGCCAAAATCACATTTGGTTCGACTCTCTTCCCCAACGATGTGAAAAAGTTTCGATCGCTTGTCATATGACAACTAGCACCACTGTCAAAAACCACGAATATTGTTGCCCATCACCGACCATAAAGCAAACATTGCCACACACTTCTTTTTCAGCTTGCTTTGCGGTTTGTTTCATTTGCGGTTTCTTCTCTTCGTAACTTTTCTTCTGCTGTTTTAACAGCCTGCAGTTGCGCCGGAGGTGACCTGGCTTTTTGAAGCTTTGTTTTCACTAATTGCATCGTCAAATCAGCGTCGGGACTACTTTCCAAGCCCGTTACCAAAGTGTCATAAGACTCCGGCAAACTTCGCAAAATCATAGCGATGCACAACGGTTCTTGCAGTTCTATACCGGCATTCGCTAGCATATCATACAAATCTTCGAGCTCTTGCAAATGGCGTTCTATATCACCTCCCTCCGATCTAAATTGCACAACTTTTTCAACAACGACACTCGCGACGTTACAGTTGTCTTTTCATGATAGCTTTTCAGCTGATCCCAATACGCTTTGGCactgttttcgtttttcactAAACCATATTGCGATTCTTCTAGACATACACCGATTGTTGCCCGAGCCCTTTTATCGTCTTTATTCCGCTGctcgggaaccggttccggctTAGGGCTTTCAATCACATGCCATAGCTCTTCCCTCGTCAACAACATTTCTATGCGAAACTTCCAGCTGTGCCAGTTTGGGTTATTCAGTTTCGCAAATGAAAATTTGTTCGTGTCGGCCATCTtgcactacccaggtaaccaataagcattaaaataagcagtaaatcagtcgtttattagcatccctggcgttttatactgcaggttgtttatcagctttttgactgcataactgttgtgaATTGGCacccacaattctatttaaattcttcttgttggtaactagctgcaaataagcattgtcagcactataagagggctagcagtaaagaagccgcatattttgccaaaatagcatttaaggcaacttaaatgcttattggcttgcttttaaattgcattggaaatgcttattggttacctgggaagtgtttttccgcctcgaataaaataggttgtataagttctccaatttcggctgaataagtattgtacagttgtttacataaattttattcgatgcatattcagctatggctgaataattatggctgcaaaagtgtttattcagcgtataaatgtttcttgggatattttcatatttatttttcaagtccGCAATTTCTAACACAGCTTCTCAAGCTATGCGTTCCATTATTTACGATGAATGAAACACATTTTATTTCGCATTTCAAATGTTTCCTTTAATTAGATTCGAACCTGGGTGCGTGTATCCCTGCATCATTCATTTGCTGGCGCTTTTGACATCTCAACCACTACCACAGCTGCTGTAGATGAGTgggttgtaattagtcgtacttaaaTCGTCGTTCGCAGTTCATTTTAGAATCCAATTGGTTGAAGAAAGACAGCAgcagttaggtgaaacagagcatgagtagtgaccgtaaataagcaaaaacggaATCAGGTATAAGCAAATGCTTTAACATTAACATTAacatttacggtacgttttaaagatttgtcctaaagcttgtaagcaacatattgtaacattatatacgcaaatagtgttTTAAATAATActaatttacgataatgcttaaacgcattagcaatgtttatacaaaagttttaaccatgcgaattgctgataatttgccgaaaatttcaaaaaccggccggtcggtcctgtcTTCAAAAACtgcgaggggggggggggggggggttgtgtcAGCATAttactagaggatttgcctggaatgtttaatgtgcgttaattattatttaggacaacgaacgaacgaacgcacaacgaacattgcatggattattgaagatactagaagacaactagttgcttctggtgctggtggacaatttaaGGTATATTatcgccagaagcaaagtattgtcattgcaaaactggctatcttcaatgatccactgctcaggattgctaataaatttatcagaaaattcaacaaatcaggaaaaaaaagtaccaatccggcTTCCTATGTCGGCAAACCgccctttttgcaggattgaccggccaccggctttgcaggtgaaaaaccggtcgggccggccaaaaaccggccacttggcaaccctaccgctgtctggtattgggtattagcgatgccgagctacagccaatatggggttatgcgttaatgcttgtggttacttgggCGCTCATACTTACACGGAATCGCATAACCAGTTACCAGAGAATATGTGAtataaaaagcaaatatatttCTGTCTCTCTTTTACTAATACCTGTTGTCGTTACCAGTAAGTGTCAAGATCATAAACAAACCAAAACCATATGATCTTAAACGTTACATAAAACACTCTATACTTGATTTCCAGATATTCACTTCTATCGACTGTGTGGATTCTTTTTCGGTGCAGCTTTATTCCCTTGTTTATTCCCTTTATTCCGCAGGAGGCAAGGCTGGAGGTTTTCGAGTAGGGTTGTtgtattttctcaaaaaaatctggcatctctggacTCAAACTCAAACGTCAGACCGAGGACCGAGCCGAACCGAGAGCGAAACCCGAGACCGTtttcaaatttcatttttgCAGAAAATTTGTGAGTTGTTGGgatattttataatattttatGATGCCACTTCCTTTGATTATACCGGTAAGtaaaaaaggataaaaataTGATTTATGATGATTatagttaaaataaaaaatgggtTTATTAAGTCGGTATGCCTTAGCCATTAGATTCGATTACTGCTATTTTGTTCGGTAATCCTCTGATTGTAAAGTGTCTATTTTGAGTGTGATTATTTCGTATCATTCGGTTTTAGAATGCAGTGGAGCCAATGCAGGTGGATGCTCAGCCTGAAGATAATGAGAACAATGAAGAAGATGCTTACATCGTTGAAAACTCATCCCTTGATCTTGAAGTATACGCTAACCAGTTTATTGGGCTGGCCAAGCTGCATCGACTCATCTATATTGCCGATCACTGCCCCGCTCTTCGCTTAGAAGCTCTCAAGATGGCAATAAATTACGTTACAACGACCTATAATGTTACCTTATACCAACATTTGCATAAAAAATTGGCGGATATAGCCACTGGTAGCACTCTGCCAGATGTAGCTGTTCAGTCTAGCTCCCAGGTCACTTAAGATATTAATTAGGTAGATTAAACATTTTGCataacattatttttatttttataggaTGTTCCCAGTTTTGATGCGGCATGGGTTGAAACCAAAAGTAAAAAATCTGCactaaaattggaaaaattggaCTGCGATCTCAAGAATTATAAAGCTAATTCGATCAAGGAAAGCATTCGTCGGGGACACGATGATCTTGGGGATCACTATCTTAACTGTGGTGACTTGTCGAATGCATTGAAATGTTATTCGAGAGCGCGTGACTATTGCACCAGCGGAAAGCATGTAGTAAATATGTGCCTAAATGTTATAAAAGTATCTATTTATCTGCAAAACTGGTCCCATGTTTTGAGCTACGTTTCAAAAGCAGAGGGAACAACTGAAATTGCAGATACATCTAAAGAAAAGGATCCCAATCAAGCCGTTGTTACTCGTTTAAAATGTGCCGCTGGATTAGCTGAGCTAGCTACCAGAAAGTATAAATCAGCAGCTAAGCACTTTTTGCAAGCCAATTTCGATTTGTGTGACTTTCCGGAGATGATTTCTACTAATAATGTTGCAATGTATGGTGGACTTTGTGCGTTAGCTACGTTTGACAGACAAGAGCTGAAAAACGTGATTTCTAGCAGCTCGTTTAAATTATTTCTAGAGCTGGAACCACAGCTACGGGACATCATATTTAAATTTTACGAATCTAAATACGCTTCCTGCCTGAAATTGCTGGACGAAATAAAGGACAATCTTCTTCTGGACATGTACATTGCTCCACATGTGAACGCTCTTTATACGCAAATCCGCAATAGAGCTCTAGTGCAGTACTTCAGTCCATATATGTCGGCTGATATGCGTAAAATGGCTACCGCTTTCAATCGTTCAGTTGGGGCACTTGAAAATGAATTGATGCAGCTTATTCTGGATGGGCAGATCCAGGCACGAATTGACTCACATAACAAGATTTTATATGCCAAAGATGCGGACCATCGTAGTGCAACGTTCGAAAAGGCCATAATTGTTGGTAAAGAGTTTCAGCGACGCTCACGCATGCTGATTCTTAGAGCAGCTATGGTTAGACACCATATTCATGTTAAG is part of the Sabethes cyaneus chromosome 2, idSabCyanKW18_F2, whole genome shotgun sequence genome and harbors:
- the LOC128733839 gene encoding COP9 signalosome complex subunit 1b, which codes for MMPLPLIIPNAVEPMQVDAQPEDNENNEEDAYIVENSSLDLEVYANQFIGLAKLHRLIYIADHCPALRLEALKMAINYVTTTYNVTLYQHLHKKLADIATGSTLPDVAVQSSSQDVPSFDAAWVETKSKKSALKLEKLDCDLKNYKANSIKESIRRGHDDLGDHYLNCGDLSNALKCYSRARDYCTSGKHVVNMCLNVIKVSIYLQNWSHVLSYVSKAEGTTEIADTSKEKDPNQAVVTRLKCAAGLAELATRKYKSAAKHFLQANFDLCDFPEMISTNNVAMYGGLCALATFDRQELKNVISSSSFKLFLELEPQLRDIIFKFYESKYASCLKLLDEIKDNLLLDMYIAPHVNALYTQIRNRALVQYFSPYMSADMRKMATAFNRSVGALENELMQLILDGQIQARIDSHNKILYAKDADHRSATFEKAIIVGKEFQRRSRMLILRAAMVRHHIHVKNQPRESNHATEILPATGSSSSLLVRN